The genomic region TTCCGATAAGGACCACCAATTCGGCCTCATGATGCAATTCCTTTCCATGTCGGGGAAAGGGGATGGGTTGGTCTGATGGCCACAACGCGGTGAGGGGTTTCATAAACACCACCGGTTTACCAGGAACCTGATTTCCAAGTTCCCGGGCATGCTTCGCATAATTCCGGCCAATGGCGAAGATTTTGCGTGGTTGAATGGGGCTGGCAGATGGATGTAACGTTATTTCCATGGACAATCCTGCTGGGGCAAAATGACGATCAGTGAGCTGATCCGGGGCATAAAACAAGCTGCTTTAAAGATACACAACCTTCCTGTTTCAAGTCCATTCAATCCGCTCAGGAACGGTTTTGATTTCTCGGTTAATTTTAGTTTCTTATTTATAACCAATCTCAAAAAATGTCACAACCCATTTCTGCCGGATTATTGATGTACCGCGTTCGTGAACGCCAGTTAGAGGTGTTCCTTGCGCATCCCGGCGGACCCTATTTTAAAAACCGTGAATGGGGAGTCTGGAGTGTCCCGAAAGGATCGGTGGAGCCCAATGAGGAATTGCTTGAGACCGCCATCAGGGAGTTTCAGGAAGAAACCGGTCTGACTGTTCATACCAATGAACTGATTCCGTTGGGTTCGGTGATGCAACGGGGCGGAAAGACGGTACATTGCTGGGCCTTCGAAGGAAATGTGTCTGCAGAAACACCCATTGTTTCGAACACCTTTCAGGTTGAATGGCCCCCCAACTCGGGACAGATTCAGGTGTATCCCGAAACCGACAAGGCCCGGTTTTTTCACTGCGAAATGGCAAAAAAGAAACTGAATCCCGCACAGGCTCATTTCGTTGAACGGCTTCATGCCCACCTGAGAACCCGCAACCGGATTTAGGGATAGAAGTGGTATAACCGGCTTTCTATCCTGAAATCATTCAGGGCCTTCATTTCCTCCTCCGTTTCTTCCACCGACCGGCTTCCCAATAACTGAAAAAGATAAGGTTTGATGGTCAATGGTCTTCCGGCTGATTGAAGGGACAGAATCACCTGCCGTATTGATTGCAGCACAGAACGGTCCCCTGTAATGGATTTCATTGTGAACCCGGGCAGCCGTTCGTTTTCATATTTCGGTTTATGGGCCCTGCCTGGAATGGAAACCGGTGTTTTTTCGTCATACTGAACCCGGATTCCAGACTGATTGAACAGAATGGAATCGGCTGGATTTAACCAGGGAGCACCGGTCCAACGGAAAGGAAGATCGGTCCCGCGTCCTTCTGACAGATTGGTTCCTTCAAACAGGCAGGTACCCGAATACCAATACAACGATTGGAACGTTGGTAGGTTTGGGCTCGGAGGAATCCAGTCGAGTCCGGTGGAGGGCCAGAGCATGCTTCGTTTCCAACCGTCCATCCGGATGACGG from Bacteroidota bacterium harbors:
- a CDS encoding NUDIX domain-containing protein, which translates into the protein MSQPISAGLLMYRVRERQLEVFLAHPGGPYFKNREWGVWSVPKGSVEPNEELLETAIREFQEETGLTVHTNELIPLGSVMQRGGKTVHCWAFEGNVSAETPIVSNTFQVEWPPNSGQIQVYPETDKARFFHCEMAKKKLNPAQAHFVERLHAHLRTRNRI